The Blastococcus sp. HT6-4 genome window below encodes:
- a CDS encoding maltokinase N-terminal cap-like domain-containing protein — protein sequence MSAAPRSALTDLFREWIPQQRWFGGKGREWAGVTEEGFFLDRGNPVLSVHRVRIEYADGARETYLVPLSWRDHPAEELESALVGAVANDGQETFAYDAMRDRDSTTPWLIHLAQGSSVGPMHFSPAAEGDIPDGLPGDIVSTEQSNTSLVYGQEAIFKLFRRLEPGLNPDVEIHGALRSTDNPHIAGLLGHVEIDDRDGGEPATVAMLQTFVPNASDGWRLATASVRDLYAEGDLHADEVGGDFAADSERLGAATASVHADMARVLPTEEAAPEWFATVARQMTERLQAAIEVVPQLQEHADALREVYAAVAGSSEQVVRQRVHGDLHLGQVLRTVSGWIILDFEGEPARPLAARRELDSPLRDVAGMLRSFDYAARHMLVEQPEDSQREYRAQEWAARNRAAFCAGYSHASGLDPCGESPLLRAFEADKAVYECVYEARNRPNWLMIPLQSLSRLVGRD from the coding sequence ATGAGCGCCGCACCGCGAAGTGCCCTGACCGACCTGTTCCGCGAGTGGATCCCCCAGCAGCGGTGGTTCGGCGGCAAGGGCAGGGAGTGGGCGGGCGTCACCGAAGAGGGGTTCTTCCTCGACCGCGGCAACCCGGTGCTCTCGGTGCACCGGGTGCGCATCGAGTACGCCGACGGCGCCCGCGAGACCTACCTCGTCCCGCTGTCCTGGCGCGACCACCCCGCCGAGGAGCTGGAGTCGGCGCTCGTCGGGGCGGTGGCCAACGACGGGCAGGAGACCTTCGCCTACGACGCGATGCGGGACCGCGACTCCACCACCCCCTGGCTGATCCACCTGGCCCAGGGCTCGTCGGTGGGCCCGATGCACTTCTCCCCCGCCGCCGAGGGCGACATCCCGGACGGCCTGCCCGGCGACATCGTCTCCACCGAGCAGAGCAACACCTCCCTGGTCTACGGCCAGGAAGCGATCTTCAAGCTGTTCCGCCGGCTGGAGCCGGGCCTGAACCCCGACGTCGAGATCCACGGCGCGCTGCGCAGCACGGACAATCCGCACATCGCCGGGCTGCTGGGTCACGTCGAGATCGACGACCGCGACGGGGGTGAGCCGGCCACCGTCGCCATGCTGCAGACCTTCGTGCCCAACGCCAGCGACGGCTGGCGCCTCGCCACGGCCAGCGTCCGCGACCTCTACGCCGAGGGCGACCTGCACGCCGACGAGGTCGGCGGCGACTTCGCCGCCGACAGCGAGCGGCTCGGCGCGGCGACGGCCTCCGTGCACGCCGACATGGCGCGGGTGCTGCCCACGGAGGAGGCGGCGCCGGAGTGGTTCGCCACCGTGGCGCGGCAGATGACCGAGCGGCTGCAGGCGGCGATCGAGGTCGTCCCGCAGCTGCAGGAGCACGCCGACGCCCTCCGCGAGGTGTACGCGGCCGTGGCCGGCAGCAGCGAGCAGGTCGTCCGCCAGCGGGTGCACGGTGACCTCCACCTGGGCCAGGTGCTCCGCACGGTCAGCGGCTGGATCATCCTCGACTTCGAGGGTGAGCCCGCCCGCCCGCTCGCCGCCCGCCGGGAGCTCGACAGCCCGCTGCGCGACGTCGCCGGGATGCTGCGCAGCTTCGACTACGCCGCCCGGCACATGCTCGTCGAGCAGCCGGAGGACTCGCAGCGCGAGTACCGCGCACAGGAGTGGGCGGCCCGCAACCGGGCGGCCTTCTGCGCCGGCTACTCCCACGCGAGCGGCCTCGACCCGTGCGGGGAGTCACCACTCCTTCGGGCGTTCGAGGCCGACAAGGCGGTTTACGAATGCGTCTACGAGGCGAGGAACCGTCCGAACTGGCTGATGATCCCGCTGCAGTCGCTCTCCCGGCTCGTCGGCCGGGACTGA